The sequence TCTTTATTGGTAACGACTGGAGTTTCCAGAGGTGCGCTGGTGTTGGTATTCGCGCTGGGTACATCGGCACTGGCGGCAGCATTGTTACCCAACGGGGTGTCCGGAATAGCCGGTGCAGCCTGATTGGTAGCAACATTCTGAGTCGGCAGGGCAGCCTGGCCATAGTCCTGGTTCCACTTAAGAACCATGACGTAGGACACGATTGCCAGGGCGACGATCAGGATCGTGCGTTTAATATCCATGATTACTCGGCCATCGAAGAAGAACGGGAGGTAGGGATAGGTGGAACCGGGTCATAACCACCGGGATTCCACGGATGACAGCGACCTAAACGACGAAAGGCCAGCCAGCCACCGCGCAGAAGGCCATGATTTTCTATGGCTTCCAACGCGTAGCAGGAACAACTGGGGTAGAAGCGACAGTGATTTGCCATCAGAGGACTAATGGCATAGCGGTAAAACTGGATCGGAACGAGGGCCAGTTTACGCATCAGTACTGTCTACCCCTACAGTTTCGGGGCTGACTGCTGGTGCTGGCTTGTTGGTACGAGCCAAACGTTTCCAGAGCTTGCCGAAATGCTGAATCAATTCGGGGTTTTCTACGTCCCCCAAGCCTTTGCGCGCGACGATAACAATATCCCAACCAACCAGAGTGTCCTGGTGGAGGCGAAACGATTCGCGCATCAGACGCTTGAGGCGATTGCGCTCAACGGAGAGCTTTACGCTCTTCTTGCCAATCACCAACCCAAGACGGGGGTGATCAAGATCGTTGTTACGCGCAAGGAGCAGGAGATTTTTCCCCGGAACCTTGCCGGTGGGGGAGTCAAAGACTGCCTTGAAATGCCGGGGGGTTAGCAGACGCTTTTCCCGACTGAAGTCCTGACTCACCACCAGTGCCGGATTATCAAACTGCCAGACGCGCACGACCTTTGGCGCGACGACGCGACAGGACGGCACGACCGTTCTTGGTGGCCATGCGGGCACGGAAGCCGTGGGTACGGGCGCGTTTGATGGTGCTGGGTTGGAAAGTACGTTTCATGGCGTGTTACCTGGTTCGTCCACAACGGGCCGGAATGGCCCCCGTTTTAAGAGACCGGCGATTCTAGAGAAAGCAAGCCTCTAGGTCAATTTCCAACCAGCTTTTCCTTTAATTAGGTATTCGAGACGTTTTCAACCCCTCGAGCTTTCATGAGCAATGCCATAGATATAAAAATAAAGAAGGAAGTTATTTAAAGCTTTTCTGTAAAGCTTATAAAAGCTAGGGAGACCATCTTCTGTGGATAACTGCCTTCAGGCCATGTTCTACGTGATGTACAGAGAATGACAACACAGGGGAGAAACGGTGCTCTGCCTGTGCTGCGCTATCGGATAAGCTGTGTGTGGAATGGCTAGTTATCCACAGGCCAGTTACCCACAGACTTTCGCCCCCACTTGTACAACGAGCTTAGGGTCGCTTATCCACAGAGCTTATGCACAGACCATTTGTCGCCTTTTTTACGGTTAAAGCATTGATTCTTGGTGGCCTGTGAGCAACCTACATGTGGATAAGTGGGCGGCTGGCCGCTACAATGGCGGCTGTTTTTGCCTCACCGGCTTTCAACTTAGGGGATATCCGTGTCAGTGGAACTTTGGCAGCAGTGCGTGGAGCTTTTGCGCGATGAGCTGCCTGCCCAGCAATTCAACACCTGGATCCGTCCGCTACAGGTCGAAGCCGAAGGCGACGAGTTGCGTGTCTACGCGCCCAATCGCTTTGTTCTCGACTGGGTCAACGAGAAGTACCTGAGCCGCGTTCTCGAATTGCTCGATGAACATGGCAATGGGCTTTCCCCAGTGCTCTCCTTATTAATAGGCAGCAAGCGCAGTTCCGCACCTCGTGCCGCACCGAACGCGCCGCTGGCGGCTGCCGTATCGCAAGCCCAGGCTGCGGCGGCTCCGGTCAACAACACGCTGGGTGCGCCTGCTGCTGTGACCCCTTCCAAATCATCGACGCAGAAAAACGCGCCGATGAACGAAGAGCCATCCCGTGACAGTTTCGATCCGATGGCAGGTGCCAGCTCACAGCTGGCACCGATTCGTGCCGAGCAACGTACCGTGCAGGTCGAAGGTGCGCTCAAGCACACCAGCTACCTGAACCGCACGTTCACGTTTGAGAACTTTGTCGAAGGTAAATCCAACCAGCTGGCCCGTGCGGCCGCCTGGCAGGTCGCCGACAACCCCAAGCACGGCTACAACCCGCTGTTCCTTTATGGTGGCGTTGGCTTGGGTAAAACTCACTTGATGCACGCTGTGGGTAACCATCTATTAAAGAAGAACCCGAATGCCAAGGTTGTGTACCTGCACTCTGAGCGCTTCGTGGCTGACATGGTCAAGGCCTTGCAGCTCAATGCAATCAACGAGTTCAAACGGTTCTACCGTTCTGTTGATGCACTGCTGATCGATGACATTCAATTCTTCGCCCGCAAGGAACGTTCCCAGGAAGAGTTTTTCCATACGTTCAACGCCTTGCTCGAAGGTGGCCAGCAGGTCATCTTGACCAGTGACCGTTACCCAAAGGAAATCGAAGGCCTGGAAGAGCGCTTGAAGTCGCGTTTTGGATGGGGCTTGACCGTTGCGGTAGAGCCGCCGGAGCTGGAAACACGGGTCGCAATCCTGATGAAAAAGGCCGATCAGGCGAAAGTCGATCTGCCCCACGACGCTGCATTCTTTATTGCCCAGCGCATTCGCTCCAACGTGCGTGAACTGGAAGGCGCGCTCAAGCGGGTCATCGCTCACTCGCACTTCATGGGCCGCGATATCACCATCGAGCTGATTCGCGAATCCCTGAAAGACCTGTTGGCGCTACAGGACAAACTGGTCAGTGTGGATAACATTCAACGCACGGTGGCCGAGTACTACAAGATCAAGATTTCTGACCTGCTGTCCAAGCGCCGTTCGCGCTCGGTAGCACGTCCTCGTCAGGTGGCCATGGCGCTCTCCAAGGAGCTGACCAACCATAGCCTGCCGGAAATTGGTGATGTGTTTGGCGGTCGCGACCACACCACGGTCTTGCACGCGTGCCGCAAGATCAACGAACTTAAGGAATCCGACGCGGATATTCGCGAGGACTACAAGAACCTGCTGCGTACACTGACTACTTGATGAACACCAGCGCAGCTTATTAAGGCAAGGGACTAGACCATGCATTTCACCATTCAACGCGAAGCCCTGTTGAAACCCCTGCAACTGGTCGCAGGTGTCGTCGAGCGCCGACAGACCTTGCCGGTGCTTTCTAACGTATTGCTGGTTGTCGAAGGCCAGCAACTGTCGCTGACCGGTACCGACCTGGAAGTCGAACTGGTTGGTCGTGTCCAATTGGAAGAGCCCGCCGAGCCTGGCGAGATCACCGTGCCAGCGCGCAAGCTGATGGACATCTGCAAAAGCCTGCCCAACGATGCGCTGATCGACATCAAGGTCGACGAGCAGAAGCTGGTGATTAAGGCGGGTCGTAGTCGTTTCACGCTGTCCACCTTGCCTGCCAACGATTTCCCGACCGTGGAAGAAGGCCCGGGTTCGCTGACCTGCAGCTTGGAACAAAGCAAGCTGCGTCGCTTGATCGAGCGCACCAGCTTCGCCATGGCCCAGCAGGATGTGCGTTACTACCTCAACGGTATGTTGCTGGAAGTATCGGAAGGCATCATCCGCGCCGTAGCCACCGACGGTCACCGTCTGGCTATGTGCTCGATGAAGGCCGATATCGGTCAACCGGATCGCCACCAGGTCATCGTGCCGCGTAAAGGTATCCTCGAGTTGGCACGTCTGCTCACCGAACCGGACGGCAACGTCAGCATTGTTCTGGGCCAGCATCATATCCGTGCGACCACCGGCGAGTTCACCTTCACCTCCAAGCTGGTAGACGGCAAGTTCCCGGACTACGAGCGTGTGCTGCCTAAAGGTGGAGACAAGCTGGTGATCGGTGATCGTCAAGCTCTGCGTGAAGCGTTCAGCCGTACTGCGATTCTGTCCAACGAAAAGTACCGTGGTATTCGTCTGCAACTGGCCAA is a genomic window of Pseudomonas sp. ADAK18 containing:
- the yidD gene encoding membrane protein insertion efficiency factor YidD, with protein sequence MRKLALVPIQFYRYAISPLMANHCRFYPSCSCYALEAIENHGLLRGGWLAFRRLGRCHPWNPGGYDPVPPIPTSRSSSMAE
- the rnpA gene encoding ribonuclease P protein component, translating into MSQDFSREKRLLTPRHFKAVFDSPTGKVPGKNLLLLARNNDLDHPRLGLVIGKKSVKLSVERNRLKRLMRESFRLHQDTLVGWDIVIVARKGLGDVENPELIQHFGKLWKRLARTNKPAPAVSPETVGVDSTDA
- the rpmH gene encoding 50S ribosomal protein L34; the encoded protein is MKRTFQPSTIKRARTHGFRARMATKNGRAVLSRRRAKGRARLAV
- the dnaA gene encoding chromosomal replication initiator protein DnaA — translated: MSVELWQQCVELLRDELPAQQFNTWIRPLQVEAEGDELRVYAPNRFVLDWVNEKYLSRVLELLDEHGNGLSPVLSLLIGSKRSSAPRAAPNAPLAAAVSQAQAAAAPVNNTLGAPAAVTPSKSSTQKNAPMNEEPSRDSFDPMAGASSQLAPIRAEQRTVQVEGALKHTSYLNRTFTFENFVEGKSNQLARAAAWQVADNPKHGYNPLFLYGGVGLGKTHLMHAVGNHLLKKNPNAKVVYLHSERFVADMVKALQLNAINEFKRFYRSVDALLIDDIQFFARKERSQEEFFHTFNALLEGGQQVILTSDRYPKEIEGLEERLKSRFGWGLTVAVEPPELETRVAILMKKADQAKVDLPHDAAFFIAQRIRSNVRELEGALKRVIAHSHFMGRDITIELIRESLKDLLALQDKLVSVDNIQRTVAEYYKIKISDLLSKRRSRSVARPRQVAMALSKELTNHSLPEIGDVFGGRDHTTVLHACRKINELKESDADIREDYKNLLRTLTT
- the dnaN gene encoding DNA polymerase III subunit beta, which translates into the protein MHFTIQREALLKPLQLVAGVVERRQTLPVLSNVLLVVEGQQLSLTGTDLEVELVGRVQLEEPAEPGEITVPARKLMDICKSLPNDALIDIKVDEQKLVIKAGRSRFTLSTLPANDFPTVEEGPGSLTCSLEQSKLRRLIERTSFAMAQQDVRYYLNGMLLEVSEGIIRAVATDGHRLAMCSMKADIGQPDRHQVIVPRKGILELARLLTEPDGNVSIVLGQHHIRATTGEFTFTSKLVDGKFPDYERVLPKGGDKLVIGDRQALREAFSRTAILSNEKYRGIRLQLANGQLKIQANNPEQEEAEEEVGVDYNGGNLEIGFNVSYLLDVLGVMTTEQVRLILSDSNSSALVQESDNDDSAYVVMPMRL